In Micromonospora cremea, the genomic window TTCGTCGGCGTCGACGGGCCGCGCTGGATGGTCCGCGGCGTGTTCCAGGGCCCGGTGGCCCTCGACCCGGCCACCGCCGGGCCGCTCGCCGAGTGCCTGGACGGCCTGGTGGTCGACCGGGGCCAGGAGGCGAAGCCGGTCCGCGAGCCGCTGCCGCTGCGGCTGCCCAAGGAGGTTGCCGACCAGGCCGGCGCCGAGGCCGGGGACGCGTCCGCCGCCGAACCGCGCCAGGTCTGACCCACGCGCACCGGCCCGCCGGAACCGCCCCCGTCGGCGTACGCTGGCGGCACGGTTCCGGCGTCGCCGGTGGCCGGGCCAGTGCCGGCCAGGGCCGGTGAGCGTGGAGAGGGTGACGCGGAGGTCATGATGACCGACGAGAGCCGAGTGTCGCTGCGGCGCATCCTGCAACGGCTCACCGCCAGCGAGGCCGAGATCGACGCGCAGGAGCTGCGTCGGGAGAGCGCCGAGTGCGGCGGTGTCCCGGCCCAGCAGTGTTCCCGGGGTCAGGTGGTCTCGGTCGCCGGTCGGCTCCGCACGGTGGTGTACACGCCGCGGACCAACCTGCCGACCCTCGAGGCCGACCTGTACGACGGCAGTGACGTGGTCACCCTGGTCTGGCTGGGTCGGCGGCACATCGCCGGGATCGAGCCGGGGCGGCACCTGACCGCGCGGGGCCGGGTCGCGGTGCGGGACGACCGCAAGGTCATCTACAACCCCTACTACGAGCTGGACTCGCCGAAGTGACGGCACCGCGGACGGAAGGCCGGCGATGACGACGGGACAGCACCGGGCGGCACAGCCGGAGACCGGCCCTCAGGGCGACGAGCCGCTGCCGACGATCGCCGAGCAGATGGCCGACCAGCTCGGCGGCTGGCGGGGGCTGGTCGAGTCCAGCATCCCGGTGGTGGTCTTCGTCGTCGCCAACATCATCGGCGAGCTACGGCCCGCGGTGATCGCCTCGGTGGCCGTCGCGCTGCTGATCGCCGGGCTGCGGCTGGCCCAACGCCGGCCGATCCGGCACGCGGTCAACGGGCTGTTCGGCGTCGGCATCGGCGCGGCCATCGCCTGGCGTACCGGCGACGAGCGCGACTTCTACCTGCCCGGCATCCTCTATGGCATCGGCTACGGCATCGCCCTGCTGGTTTCGGCGGCCATCCGGCAGCCGCTGGTGGGCTGGATCTGGTCGGTGCTGGTCGCCAAGGGCCGCGCGGAGTGGCGGGACGACCCGAAGCTGGTGCGCACCTTCACCCGGCTGACCGTGCTCTGGGGCGTGGTCTGGCTGGCCAAGGTGGGCGTGCAGGCCGGGCTCTACCTGGCCCACCAGGACACCGCGCTGGGCGTGGCCCGGCTGGCGCTGGGCTACCCGCCGTACGCGCTGCTGCTGCTGATCACGGTCTGGACGGTGCGCCGGGTCACCCGCGAGCCGCAACCGACCCCGCTGCCCGGCGCCTGAGCGCAGCGCCGGGCCACCGGCGACGTTCAGCGTGAGCTGCGGGTCCGCTCGACGCTGTCCGGGCCGAGGATCACCGCGCGGACCTGGTCCTCCACCTCGGCGGTGCAGACGAAGACCAGCTCGTCGCCGGCCTCGATCGGGTCGTCCGGGCTGGGCACCAGGACCCGCTTGCCGCGCAGGATCGCCACCAGGGCGGAGTCGCGGGGCAGCGGCACGGCGTGGATCGGCTGACCGACGTACGGCGCGGTCGGTGGCAGCGTGATCTCGACCAGGTTCGCCTCGCCCTGCCGGAAGGTCATCAGCCGGACCAGGTCGCCGACGGTGACCGCCTCCTCGACGAGCGCCGCCATCACCCGCGGCTTGCTCACCGCGACGTCCACGCCCCACTGCTCGGTGAACAGCCACTCGTTCTCGGCCCGGTTGACCCGGGCGACCACGCGGGGCACCGCGAACTCGGTCTTGGCCAGCAGCGACACCACCAGGTTGACCTTGTCGTCGCCGGTCGCCGCGACCACCACGTCGCAGCCGGCGACGTTGGCCTCCTCCAGGCTGGCTAGCTCACAGGCGTCGGCCAGCACCCACTCGGCGGCCGGCACCCGGTCCGGGCGCAGCATCTTCGGCTGGCGCTCGATCAGCATCACCTGGTGGCCGTTCTCGATCAGCTCCTGGGCGATCGAGCGGCCCACGTTGCCGGCGCCCGCGATGGCGATCCGCATGGCTCAGTGCCCCCCTTCCGGCGGCGTCGCCGCCACCGACGTGACCGTCGCCACGATGTCGTCGCTGACCAGCATGAAGACCTGGTCACCCTCCTGCACGACGGTAGAGGCGGTGGGCAGCGTGCCGATGCCGAAGCGGATCAGGTACGCCACCCGCGCCCCGGTCGCCTCCTCCAACGCGCGCACCGGCCGGCCGATCCAGTCCTTGTGCACGGGGACCTCGACGATCGACACGGTGCTCGTCGGGTCGCGGAAGATCTCCACGTTGCCCTCGGGCACCAGATGCCGCAGCATCCGGTCCGCCGTCCAGCGCACGGTCGCCACGGTGGGGATGCCCAGCCGCTCGTAGACCTGCGCCCGACGCTGGTCGTAGATCCGGGCCGCGACCCGGGACACGCCGAACGTCTCCCGGGCCAGCCGGGCGGAGATGATGTTGGAGTTGTCGCCGCTGGAGACGGCCGCGAAGGCGTCCGCCCGCTCGATGCCGGCCTGCTGCAGCACGTCGCCGTCGAAGCCCGCCCCGGTCACCGTGATCCCGGCGAAGTCGGGGCCGAGCCGGCGGAAGGCGTCGGCGTCCTGGTCGATCACCGCCACCGAGTGCCCCCGGGACTCCAGGCTGTGGGCGAGGGTCGACCCGACCCGGCCACATCCCATGATCACGACGTGCACGCTGCCCCTCCCAAGGTGTGGACCGCTCCCGCTGCCGGTGGCCTCCGAGTGCGAGCCTGCCACGTCCGGGTCGGAAGCGGGGACCGACCGTACCCCGTCGTCCCAGCCAGCCGTGATCGCCCACCCCCGCGCTCCGGCCGTGGTGGTCGTACTCTTGGCGTTCGTGGCCAGTCCCACCTCGCTGCTGAAGCGGCTTCTCCTCGGTCGACCGTTCCGGTCCGACCGCCTGCAGCACACCCTCCTGCCGAAGCGCATCGCGCTGCCCGTGTTCGCTTCCGACGCGCTGTCCAGCGTCGCGTACGCGCCCGACGAGATCCTGCTGACCCTCTCCATCGCCGGCGCGTCGGCGTACGTCTTCTCGCCGTGGATCGCGCTGGCGGTGGTCGTGGTCATGCTGACCGTGGTCGCCAGCTACCGGCAGAACGTGCACGCCTA contains:
- a CDS encoding OB-fold nucleic acid binding domain-containing protein, with the translated sequence MMTDESRVSLRRILQRLTASEAEIDAQELRRESAECGGVPAQQCSRGQVVSVAGRLRTVVYTPRTNLPTLEADLYDGSDVVTLVWLGRRHIAGIEPGRHLTARGRVAVRDDRKVIYNPYYELDSPK
- a CDS encoding DUF3159 domain-containing protein, giving the protein MTTGQHRAAQPETGPQGDEPLPTIAEQMADQLGGWRGLVESSIPVVVFVVANIIGELRPAVIASVAVALLIAGLRLAQRRPIRHAVNGLFGVGIGAAIAWRTGDERDFYLPGILYGIGYGIALLVSAAIRQPLVGWIWSVLVAKGRAEWRDDPKLVRTFTRLTVLWGVVWLAKVGVQAGLYLAHQDTALGVARLALGYPPYALLLLITVWTVRRVTREPQPTPLPGA
- a CDS encoding potassium channel family protein, with product MRIAIAGAGNVGRSIAQELIENGHQVMLIERQPKMLRPDRVPAAEWVLADACELASLEEANVAGCDVVVAATGDDKVNLVVSLLAKTEFAVPRVVARVNRAENEWLFTEQWGVDVAVSKPRVMAALVEEAVTVGDLVRLMTFRQGEANLVEITLPPTAPYVGQPIHAVPLPRDSALVAILRGKRVLVPSPDDPIEAGDELVFVCTAEVEDQVRAVILGPDSVERTRSSR
- a CDS encoding potassium channel family protein gives rise to the protein MHVVIMGCGRVGSTLAHSLESRGHSVAVIDQDADAFRRLGPDFAGITVTGAGFDGDVLQQAGIERADAFAAVSSGDNSNIISARLARETFGVSRVAARIYDQRRAQVYERLGIPTVATVRWTADRMLRHLVPEGNVEIFRDPTSTVSIVEVPVHKDWIGRPVRALEEATGARVAYLIRFGIGTLPTASTVVQEGDQVFMLVSDDIVATVTSVAATPPEGGH